The Ignavibacteria bacterium genome contains the following window.
CTGAAACATCCAGGAGCACCTGAGTGGGCTTTTTGCTTAATATTTTGCCTGTAAGATGTCCAATCATTTCTTAAACTGCTTAGTTGTTAATTACTCTGCCCGGGTTTGCCTCAATGAAAGCCTTCCAGCTTTTGGCCTTTGGGACAGCCGATTTAACCCTGAAGGCATGGCATGTTGCAATTGCAAGGGCGTCAGACTCATCAAAAAGCATTTTCTTTTCTTCAAGAGAAAGAATGTGGTTGATCATATACTGAACCTGCCGTTTTGAGGCAGCTCCGTTTCCCACAACTGACTTCTTAACTTCCCTGGGGGAGTATTCACTGACAGGAAGGCCGTTATGCACGGCAGCCAGCA
Protein-coding sequences here:
- the ruvC gene encoding crossover junction endodeoxyribonuclease RuvC produces the protein DKYIKIYKPDEFAIESAFFGKNVQSAMKIGYARGVAMLAAVHNGLPVSEYSPREVKKSVVGNGAASKRQVQYMINHILSLEEKKMLFDESDALAIATCHAFRVKSAVPKAKSWKAFIEANPGRVINN